The Caminibacter pacificus genome includes a region encoding these proteins:
- a CDS encoding glycosyltransferase: protein MNKIKLLLSIRSLNIGGAERQFIELVKNIDKKKFDVYVVTMYGGVLEDEIKKIPGIKYFNLQKNGRFDVKFYFRYKNLLKKISPDVIYSWMGEMNLFSYWCKPKNAKLIWGFRASNMDLQKYGLFSKILFDLQKFYSKNVDMIISNSKASIDFHKKSGFFMEKSEVVYNGIDIERFKKKMSDFKDKYNLKTPVIAMVARLDPMKGYDVYCKVASELKNIDFIGVGEGDENIKKRCENVKFLGSFFDIENVYNGIDVLVSSSVFGEGFSNSIAEAMACEVPCIVTDVGDSKIIVGDTGIVIKPGSPEELKKAIKEMLNKDLTELGKKARKRIEENFSIEKMVEKTENIILKMIGK, encoded by the coding sequence TTGAACAAAATTAAATTGCTTCTTAGTATCCGCTCTTTAAATATCGGCGGGGCGGAGCGTCAATTTATAGAGCTTGTAAAAAATATCGATAAGAAAAAGTTTGATGTTTATGTTGTGACGATGTACGGAGGTGTTTTGGAAGATGAAATAAAAAAAATACCCGGTATTAAATATTTCAACCTCCAAAAAAACGGACGTTTTGATGTTAAATTTTATTTTCGGTACAAAAATCTCCTAAAAAAGATATCTCCCGATGTTATTTATTCTTGGATGGGGGAGATGAATCTTTTTTCTTATTGGTGTAAGCCAAAAAATGCGAAGCTTATTTGGGGATTTAGAGCTTCGAATATGGATTTGCAAAAATACGGGTTGTTTAGTAAGATTTTGTTTGATTTACAAAAGTTTTATTCAAAAAATGTAGATATGATAATCTCCAATTCGAAAGCTTCAATCGATTTTCATAAAAAATCCGGTTTTTTTATGGAAAAATCCGAAGTGGTTTATAACGGAATAGATATTGAGAGATTCAAAAAGAAAATGAGCGATTTCAAAGACAAATATAACCTAAAAACGCCTGTTATTGCTATGGTAGCGAGGCTTGACCCTATGAAAGGTTATGATGTTTATTGTAAAGTCGCAAGTGAACTGAAAAATATCGACTTTATAGGTGTAGGTGAGGGTGATGAAAATATCAAAAAAAGATGTGAAAACGTAAAATTTTTAGGGTCTTTTTTTGATATTGAAAATGTCTATAACGGAATTGATGTTTTGGTGTCGAGTTCCGTTTTTGGAGAGGGGTTTAGTAATTCTATCGCCGAAGCGATGGCTTGTGAAGTACCATGTATCGTGACGGATGTTGGGGATAGTAAGATAATCGTAGGTGATACGGGAATAGTAATAAAACCAGGTTCGCCTGAAGAATTGAAAAAAGCAATAAAAGAAATGCTAAACAAAGATTTAACTGAACTCGGTAAAAAAGCTAGAAAAAGAATTGAAGAGAACTTTTCTATCGAAAAAATGGTGGAAAAAACAGAAAATATAATTCTAAAAATGATAGGGAAATAA
- a CDS encoding glycosyltransferase family 2 protein — MISVLTPTYNRADKLHRVFESIKNQTLKKIDDKYIFEWVIVDDGSSDNTKELVKKWQKEVDWPIRYIYQENKGKWRAIAKGLENIDNELTLIADSDDKFLPETFETFYNIWSSFSQEEKEKCGGIGVLCQDQFGKRVGCDYPIENELLPTLDVLFKWKNIGLGETWAILKTENLKYAFLSLPKEFEKLQFIPESFFWNRIAYELKPYSYYINKVLRIYYKEEEDNISHNIRKKYPEGFFIESKWFVTKYINIFWQYPNIYFKYLIKLIYFYFLKGKK, encoded by the coding sequence ATGATTTCGGTATTAACACCTACGTATAATAGAGCCGATAAACTTCATAGAGTTTTTGAGAGTATAAAAAATCAAACTTTGAAAAAAATAGATGATAAATATATTTTCGAATGGGTAATAGTTGATGACGGCAGTAGTGATAATACGAAAGAGCTTGTAAAAAAGTGGCAAAAAGAGGTTGATTGGCCAATAAGATATATTTATCAAGAAAATAAAGGAAAGTGGCGAGCAATTGCAAAAGGATTGGAAAATATCGATAACGAATTGACTTTGATTGCTGACAGCGATGATAAATTTTTGCCTGAAACTTTTGAGACATTCTATAATATTTGGAGTTCTTTTAGCCAAGAAGAAAAAGAAAAATGCGGTGGAATAGGTGTGTTGTGTCAGGATCAATTCGGTAAAAGAGTTGGTTGTGATTATCCTATAGAAAATGAGCTATTACCTACATTAGATGTGTTATTTAAATGGAAAAACATTGGACTTGGAGAGACTTGGGCAATTTTAAAAACTGAGAATTTAAAATATGCTTTTTTGAGCCTTCCAAAAGAATTTGAAAAGTTACAGTTTATACCAGAAAGTTTTTTTTGGAACAGGATTGCTTATGAATTAAAACCGTATTCTTATTATATAAATAAGGTTTTAAGGATATATTATAAGGAAGAAGAGGACAATATTAGTCATAATATTAGAAAAAAATATCCAGAAGGTTTTTTTATCGAATCAAAATGGTTTGTAACTAAATATATTAATATTTTTTGGCAATATCCTAATATATATTTTAAATATCTTATTAAATTAATATATTTTTATTTTTTAAAAGGAAAAAAATGA
- a CDS encoding carbamoyltransferase C-terminal domain-containing protein gives MKILSIYPGHCSTVAYLKDGEIIDCISEEKFNNIKNSLSFPLKSIKWILKKNNLNINDFDKIGIVGKTTVFYDIRTSENNSFESVLNEKENLLKKIYRYIDVNLKFETKENILKKLQLKKYNKNFPRRKKYYFRKIMELLELKDENKLELIDHHECHAFGAYYGLKNNVNNALVFTLDGQGDFSCAKIYKVVDNQWTLLANTWWKYSIGELYSSVTKVMGMKPLEHEYKIMGLAAYSNKKYFQKAKKDIFEGLFWLEGLEFRSKIPSYAFSDYLSKKIPYHRFDNIAGALQDYLEELVIEWIKKAIKKTGIKNIYLGGGVFMNVKLNKKIQELPEVENVNFMPSCGDESTPIGGAYYLYNKYKSIPKPFKNIYFGISYTNDEIEEFIKSKKLENRFKVEFVQDIEKRIATLLSENKIVARFRDRCEWGARSLGNRAILGNPSRMETFFEINDRIKQRDFWMPFAPTILDKYAKLYLKNPKNIKAPYMITAFDSTELGREKFKAAMHQRDKTLRAQILEKEFNEKYYNLIEYFYELTGIGGVLNTSFNLHGYPLVATPEQALFTFENSNLEYLALENFLIIKKK, from the coding sequence ATGAAAATTTTATCAATTTATCCGGGACATTGTTCTACGGTAGCTTATTTAAAAGATGGTGAAATAATTGATTGTATTAGTGAAGAAAAATTTAATAATATAAAAAATAGTTTATCTTTCCCTCTAAAGTCTATTAAATGGATTTTAAAAAAGAATAATTTGAATATTAATGATTTCGATAAAATAGGAATAGTTGGGAAAACTACGGTATTTTATGATATTAGAACTAGTGAGAATAATAGTTTTGAGAGTGTTTTAAATGAAAAAGAAAATTTATTAAAAAAAATTTATAGATATATAGATGTAAATTTGAAGTTTGAAACGAAAGAGAATATTTTAAAAAAATTACAACTAAAAAAATATAATAAAAATTTCCCTCGAAGAAAAAAATATTATTTTAGAAAAATTATGGAGTTATTAGAATTAAAAGATGAAAATAAGCTTGAATTGATTGATCACCACGAATGTCATGCATTTGGTGCATATTATGGTTTAAAAAATAATGTTAATAATGCTCTAGTTTTTACTTTAGACGGACAAGGGGATTTTAGTTGTGCGAAAATATATAAAGTTGTTGATAATCAATGGACATTATTGGCAAATACCTGGTGGAAATATTCTATAGGCGAGCTTTACAGCAGTGTTACGAAAGTTATGGGAATGAAACCACTTGAACATGAATATAAAATTATGGGTTTAGCGGCATATAGCAATAAAAAGTATTTTCAAAAAGCAAAAAAAGATATTTTTGAAGGGTTGTTTTGGCTGGAAGGTTTAGAGTTTAGATCTAAAATTCCTTCTTATGCGTTTAGTGATTATCTTTCTAAAAAGATACCTTATCATAGATTTGATAATATTGCTGGTGCGTTGCAAGATTACTTAGAAGAATTAGTTATTGAATGGATTAAAAAAGCAATTAAAAAAACAGGAATTAAAAATATATATTTAGGCGGCGGTGTTTTTATGAATGTAAAACTTAACAAAAAAATTCAAGAGTTGCCAGAAGTTGAAAACGTAAATTTTATGCCGAGCTGTGGAGATGAAAGTACTCCCATAGGAGGAGCGTACTATTTATATAACAAGTATAAAAGCATTCCCAAACCATTTAAAAATATATATTTTGGTATAAGTTATACTAACGATGAAATTGAAGAATTTATAAAAAGTAAAAAATTAGAAAATAGATTTAAAGTCGAGTTTGTTCAAGATATAGAAAAAAGAATAGCAACTTTGCTGAGTGAAAATAAAATAGTTGCCAGATTTAGAGATAGGTGTGAATGGGGTGCTAGAAGTTTGGGTAATCGTGCCATTTTAGGTAATCCGAGTAGAATGGAGACTTTTTTTGAGATTAATGATAGAATTAAACAAAGAGATTTTTGGATGCCGTTTGCTCCTACTATTTTAGATAAATATGCAAAGCTTTATTTAAAAAATCCCAAAAATATTAAAGCGCCATATATGATTACAGCTTTTGATTCTACGGAGTTAGGAAGAGAAAAATTCAAAGCTGCAATGCACCAGCGTGATAAAACGCTTCGAGCTCAAATACTAGAAAAAGAATTTAATGAAAAGTATTATAATTTAATAGAATATTTTTATGAATTAACAGGAATTGGAGGAGTGTTGAATACAAGTTTTAATTTACACGGTTATCCTTTAGTAGCTACGCCAGAACAAGCTTTATTTACTTTTGAAAATTCAAATTTAGAATATTTGGCTTTAGAAAATTTTTTAATTATTAAAAAGAAATAA
- a CDS encoding glycosyltransferase family 4 protein: MRITFIISSLSAGGAERVLVNLANYLVNKNHEIYIVTFSKEKPFYHLDEKIKLVQLGLLKHSRNKFETLLNTIKRVLILKQILKNISADVNISFMTQMNILSIIASRLNLQKIIVSEDIEYFFYSDKKALMIIRKLVYKLADMLIVKTMSDKKNYYFLKKVKVINNPLPEIPLNNFKKEHFILAVGRLENQKGFDTLIKIYSKIETSWKLYIAGEGSERKKLESLIKKLKLEKKVILLGNVKNIEEWYFKASIFVLSSRKEGFGNVLIEAMACGCACVAFDCPYGPSEIIENYKNGILVENQNEEKLKESIELLIKDENLRKKLAKEAVKVKEKYSIEKIAREWENAIEEVLKKGGN; encoded by the coding sequence ATGAGAATTACATTTATTATTTCATCGTTAAGTGCAGGAGGAGCTGAGAGAGTATTAGTTAATTTGGCAAATTATTTGGTTAATAAAAATCATGAAATATATATTGTTACATTTTCAAAAGAAAAACCTTTTTATCATTTAGATGAGAAAATAAAGTTAGTTCAACTTGGTTTGTTAAAACATTCAAGAAATAAGTTTGAGACTTTGCTGAATACTATAAAAAGAGTTTTGATTTTAAAACAAATTCTGAAAAATATTTCGGCGGATGTAAATATTTCTTTTATGACACAGATGAATATATTAAGTATTATTGCTTCAAGATTAAATTTACAAAAAATTATTGTTTCTGAGGATATAGAATATTTTTTTTATTCAGATAAAAAAGCTTTGATGATTATTAGAAAATTAGTATATAAACTGGCAGATATGTTAATTGTAAAAACAATGAGTGATAAAAAAAATTATTATTTTTTAAAAAAAGTAAAAGTGATAAACAATCCTTTACCGGAAATTCCTTTAAATAATTTTAAGAAAGAGCATTTTATTTTAGCAGTGGGTAGATTAGAAAATCAAAAAGGTTTTGATACTCTTATAAAAATTTATTCAAAAATTGAAACCAGTTGGAAGCTTTATATTGCTGGTGAAGGTAGTGAAAGAAAAAAATTAGAAAGTTTAATAAAGAAATTAAAATTAGAAAAAAAAGTAATACTACTTGGAAATGTTAAAAATATTGAAGAGTGGTATTTTAAGGCTTCAATATTTGTTTTGTCATCAAGAAAAGAAGGTTTTGGTAATGTTTTAATAGAAGCTATGGCTTGCGGGTGCGCTTGCGTTGCTTTTGATTGTCCGTACGGGCCGAGTGAAATAATCGAAAATTATAAAAACGGGATTTTGGTAGAGAATCAAAATGAAGAGAAGTTAAAAGAATCGATAGAGTTGCTTATAAAAGATGAAAATTTAAGAAAAAAATTGGCAAAAGAAGCTGTGAAAGTAAAAGAAAAATATAGTATTGAAAAAATAGCTCGAGAGTGGGAGAATGCTATTGAAGAAGTTTTGAAAAAAGGCGGAAATTGA
- a CDS encoding STT3 domain-containing protein produces the protein MNLNHRSEIYNVIIAILLAYTFAIALRFIYVSEIIHVKAFYWHGQLMINNVDGYYYAEGARDIIDGVKSNYLSPTNAPLSLLTAYLAKFFHIPLDVLIFYMPGVFGALIVVPLILIGRALGNLWMGFLAALLGGVAWSYYHRTMFGYYDTDMLTVVLPTFAVWAVVCAFTQKNEKFFFLAPLFMSVMQWWHDGLYNVTNGIFIMSFIYVLYLKFFKKQDIYKETIFVLFLIIPLLKIGLLPQLALILIYQIAILKFKVSYFQENGIKFLLFVFFIYFLFVGLPWLSSIIKNSYFTRAVSKQEGGIHYFDVVNTIREASKIDWDVFVHRISGSWIGFILGAIGYLALLIRYPIMIVSIPMVVLGFFALRGGLRFTIFAVPFFALGNAYLFVLLAKFISDSIKDNVKHYAYYGLSLLFMLGVIYPNYKHMFKYVVPPTFNANEVAVLNELKKTAKPSDYVLTWWDYGYPVRYYAKVSTLIDGAKHSGDVNWPVSFALTRPQLPSYNAAILDVYLTQKDYEEHKKFDFIKQVMEMYHLKSPTEVEKFLYNKINLPKIKNDIYYYLPFRMLNIFPTVALFSYIDINTGEVNDRPIFMQLLIKGVDNRGLVLAKGLILSKNGYLIQDNQKIPINKLILTYYDEKGKLVKKEETLNPKSQLNVIIMRSFGRVLILGNKMLNSTYIQLYVLENYDKKLFKPVILTPWAKVYKVVK, from the coding sequence ATGAATTTGAATCATAGAAGTGAAATTTATAATGTAATTATTGCGATTTTGCTTGCATATACTTTTGCAATCGCACTTAGGTTTATTTATGTTTCGGAGATTATACACGTAAAAGCTTTTTATTGGCACGGACAACTTATGATAAATAATGTCGACGGGTACTATTATGCCGAGGGTGCTCGCGATATTATCGACGGAGTAAAATCCAATTATCTCTCACCGACAAACGCTCCTTTATCTCTTTTGACGGCGTATTTAGCAAAGTTTTTTCATATTCCGCTTGACGTTTTGATTTTTTATATGCCCGGAGTTTTCGGAGCTCTCATCGTTGTACCTTTGATATTGATTGGTAGGGCTCTTGGAAATCTGTGGATGGGCTTTTTGGCCGCACTTCTTGGCGGTGTTGCTTGGAGTTATTATCACAGAACGATGTTCGGGTATTACGATACCGATATGCTAACGGTAGTGCTTCCTACTTTTGCCGTTTGGGCGGTTGTTTGCGCTTTTACTCAAAAAAATGAAAAATTCTTTTTCTTAGCGCCTTTATTTATGAGCGTTATGCAGTGGTGGCACGACGGGCTTTATAATGTTACAAACGGAATTTTTATAATGAGTTTTATTTATGTTTTATATTTGAAGTTTTTTAAAAAACAAGATATATATAAAGAGACGATTTTCGTTTTGTTTTTGATTATTCCGCTTTTAAAGATAGGACTTTTACCTCAACTCGCTTTAATTTTGATATATCAAATCGCTATTTTAAAATTTAAAGTTTCATATTTTCAAGAAAACGGCATTAAGTTTTTGCTATTCGTATTTTTTATTTACTTTTTATTTGTAGGATTGCCTTGGCTTAGTTCTATTATTAAAAACAGCTATTTTACAAGAGCCGTTTCGAAACAAGAAGGCGGTATTCACTATTTCGATGTCGTAAATACCATTAGAGAAGCTTCGAAAATAGATTGGGACGTTTTTGTTCATAGAATTAGCGGAAGTTGGATAGGCTTTATTTTGGGTGCGATAGGATATTTGGCTTTGTTAATCAGATATCCGATAATGATAGTTTCCATACCTATGGTAGTGCTCGGTTTTTTTGCATTAAGAGGCGGGCTTAGATTTACTATTTTCGCAGTTCCTTTTTTTGCTCTTGGAAACGCTTATCTTTTTGTTTTATTAGCAAAATTCATATCGGATTCTATAAAAGATAACGTCAAACATTATGCATATTACGGGCTTTCTTTATTGTTTATGTTGGGAGTGATATATCCGAATTATAAGCATATGTTTAAATATGTCGTGCCTCCTACTTTTAATGCGAACGAAGTGGCGGTATTAAACGAACTGAAAAAAACGGCAAAACCATCCGATTACGTACTTACTTGGTGGGATTACGGATATCCCGTCAGATATTATGCGAAAGTATCTACGTTAATAGACGGAGCAAAACACAGCGGAGATGTAAACTGGCCTGTGAGTTTTGCGCTGACTCGTCCGCAGCTACCGAGTTATAATGCCGCTATTTTAGACGTTTATCTGACTCAAAAAGATTATGAAGAGCATAAAAAATTCGACTTTATCAAGCAGGTTATGGAGATGTATCATTTGAAATCTCCTACTGAAGTGGAGAAATTTTTGTATAACAAAATCAACCTCCCGAAAATCAAAAACGACATATATTATTATCTTCCGTTTAGAATGTTAAATATATTCCCGACGGTTGCGCTTTTTAGTTATATAGATATAAACACCGGAGAAGTGAATGACAGACCGATTTTTATGCAGTTGTTAATAAAAGGTGTTGATAACAGAGGACTTGTATTGGCAAAAGGGCTTATCCTTTCGAAAAACGGATATTTAATTCAAGACAATCAAAAAATTCCTATTAATAAGCTGATTTTGACTTATTATGATGAAAAAGGAAAACTTGTTAAAAAAGAAGAGACTCTAAATCCGAAAAGCCAATTGAACGTCATAATTATGAGGTCTTTTGGTAGAGTGTTGATTTTGGGTAATAAAATGCTAAACTCAACTTATATTCAATTATACGTGCTTGAAAATTACGATAAAAAACTCTTTAAGCCGGTAATATTAACGCCTTGGGCGAAAGTGTATAAAGTGGTGAAATAA
- the asnB gene encoding asparagine synthase (glutamine-hydrolyzing), which translates to MCGIVGFNFQNRELLENMKTSIKHRGPDDNGSYIDEFMSLGHVRLSILELSKLGHQPMSFENYVLVYNGEIYNFEEIKKELESFGYTFKSHSDTEVLLKSYHKWGKRAVEKFRGMFAFAVYDKESKKLIIFRDRVGVKPLYYFFDGNNFLFASELRALRVYKKFDIDKTSLAKFFQYGYIGRDKSIFSGIKKLLPGHYLEFDLKNKSLKIEKYWDVKEYFRENKKSEEEIIDELESILIEGIKYRMKSDAPVGVFLSGGVDSSLVAAVLQKHYGNIHTFTIGFKEEKYNEAHYAKKVARHIGSNHTERFLEMSEAKEILKNFVDIYDEPFGDSSGIPTYLVSRVAKENGVKVVLSADGGDELFCGYERYWWSYGLGGKFEKLPFKKLFSKAIGLSENLLLNVPIKNMEHKLGFLKELLKSDSWEDIYETILKQYREDIKLLGLDEVKEPKDYFRFGEKIHPMQAMMLWDFYNYLPDDILVKVDRATMANSIEGREPLLDNKLIEYTASIPFEYKYKNNESKYILKKVLERYLPKELIYRKKQGFGIPMTEWFRSDLIKLFEEYFSNDEIINMEYPRKLLKEFKSGKYVNINKLWFVLVYKMWKEKYY; encoded by the coding sequence ATGTGCGGAATAGTAGGATTTAATTTTCAAAACAGAGAATTACTCGAAAATATGAAAACCTCCATAAAACACAGAGGTCCTGATGATAACGGAAGTTATATTGATGAATTTATGAGTTTAGGACATGTGAGGCTCTCTATTTTGGAGCTTTCAAAACTCGGACATCAGCCTATGAGTTTTGAGAATTACGTTTTGGTTTATAACGGAGAAATTTACAATTTTGAAGAGATAAAAAAAGAGCTTGAGAGTTTCGGATATACGTTCAAATCCCACAGCGATACCGAAGTGCTGCTAAAATCATATCACAAATGGGGTAAAAGGGCCGTTGAAAAATTTAGAGGAATGTTTGCTTTTGCGGTGTATGATAAAGAATCTAAAAAGCTGATTATTTTTCGAGATAGGGTGGGTGTTAAGCCTTTATATTATTTTTTTGACGGAAATAATTTTTTATTTGCAAGCGAGCTTAGGGCTTTAAGGGTTTATAAAAAATTCGATATCGACAAAACCTCTTTGGCAAAATTTTTTCAATACGGATATATCGGTAGGGACAAATCGATATTTTCAGGTATAAAAAAGCTATTGCCAGGGCATTATTTGGAGTTCGATTTAAAAAATAAGAGCCTTAAAATAGAAAAGTATTGGGATGTTAAGGAATATTTTAGAGAAAATAAAAAAAGCGAAGAAGAGATTATCGACGAGCTTGAGAGTATTTTGATAGAGGGTATTAAATACCGAATGAAAAGTGACGCGCCGGTGGGCGTTTTTTTAAGCGGAGGGGTCGATAGTTCTCTTGTGGCGGCCGTTTTGCAAAAACATTACGGAAATATACATACTTTTACCATAGGTTTTAAAGAAGAAAAATACAACGAAGCACACTATGCGAAAAAAGTTGCGCGTCATATCGGTTCAAATCATACAGAGCGTTTTTTGGAGATGAGCGAAGCAAAAGAGATATTAAAAAACTTTGTCGATATCTATGACGAGCCTTTTGGCGATAGTAGCGGAATTCCTACTTATTTGGTATCAAGAGTTGCTAAAGAAAACGGAGTTAAGGTTGTTTTGAGTGCGGATGGCGGGGATGAGCTTTTTTGCGGATATGAGAGGTATTGGTGGAGCTACGGATTAGGTGGGAAGTTTGAAAAATTGCCATTTAAAAAGCTTTTTTCAAAAGCGATAGGTTTAAGCGAAAATCTTTTATTAAACGTCCCGATTAAAAATATGGAGCATAAACTCGGCTTTTTAAAAGAGCTCTTAAAGAGTGATTCTTGGGAGGATATTTATGAAACTATTCTTAAACAATACAGAGAGGATATAAAACTTTTAGGTTTGGATGAGGTAAAAGAGCCGAAAGATTATTTCCGATTTGGTGAAAAAATACATCCTATGCAAGCGATGATGCTATGGGATTTTTACAATTATCTGCCCGATGATATTTTAGTGAAAGTCGATAGGGCGACTATGGCAAACTCTATAGAAGGTAGAGAACCTTTGCTTGATAATAAGCTTATTGAATATACCGCTTCTATTCCTTTTGAGTACAAATACAAAAACAACGAAAGCAAATATATTTTGAAAAAAGTACTTGAAAGATATCTTCCAAAAGAGTTAATTTATAGGAAAAAACAAGGATTCGGGATACCGATGACTGAGTGGTTTAGGAGCGATTTGATTAAACTTTTTGAAGAGTATTTCAGTAATGATGAAATTATAAACATGGAATATCCGCGAAAGCTTTTAAAAGAGTTCAAAAGTGGAAAATATGTAAATATCAACAAACTCTGGTTTGTGCTTGTATATAAAATGTGGAAGGAGAAGTATTATTGA
- a CDS encoding glycosyltransferase: protein MKISILIYSMASGGAERVVSLLLKHLNQKYEIELVLMNDTIFYEIPENVKITFLEKSNPTEPGLIKLLKLPFLAYKYSKIKSDISLSFMNRPNYINVLSKFFGKKSKIIISERAMPSKQHSLGLQGKINRFLIKTFYKKADLVIANSKGNSYDLQKNFCVKKIKTIYNPIEPKECQKTKNEKFMFVTIGRLDEGKNHALLIKALKESNLNANLLIIGDGPLRKELEDLSKSLNLKEKVKFLGIQKDVYRFLSKADCFVFSSNYEGFPNVLLEALNCSLPVISTDCKSGPREILAPETYFLKETESVELAKYGILVKPKSVENFAKAMKLMYQDKELRYNYAINSKKAIENFKIEKIIKEWERILDEFES, encoded by the coding sequence TTGAAAATTTCGATTTTAATTTACTCTATGGCAAGCGGAGGTGCCGAGAGGGTTGTTTCTTTGTTGCTAAAACACTTAAATCAAAAATACGAAATAGAACTTGTACTTATGAACGATACTATATTTTATGAAATTCCCGAAAATGTAAAAATTACTTTTTTAGAAAAATCAAACCCCACAGAGCCCGGATTGATAAAACTTCTCAAACTTCCGTTTTTGGCGTATAAATATTCGAAAATCAAAAGCGATATTAGTCTTTCGTTTATGAATAGACCCAATTATATCAATGTTTTAAGTAAGTTTTTTGGAAAAAAATCGAAAATCATCATATCCGAAAGGGCTATGCCATCAAAACAGCACTCTTTAGGACTTCAGGGCAAAATCAATAGGTTTTTGATAAAAACTTTTTATAAAAAAGCGGATTTGGTAATAGCGAATTCAAAAGGCAATAGTTACGACTTGCAAAAAAACTTTTGCGTAAAAAAAATAAAAACTATATATAATCCCATCGAACCGAAAGAGTGTCAAAAAACAAAAAATGAAAAATTTATGTTCGTAACTATCGGTCGTTTGGATGAAGGAAAAAATCACGCACTTTTGATTAAGGCTTTAAAAGAGTCGAATTTAAACGCAAATCTTTTGATTATTGGAGACGGTCCTTTAAGAAAAGAGCTGGAAGATTTGAGTAAAAGTTTAAATTTGAAAGAAAAAGTAAAGTTTTTAGGTATTCAAAAAGATGTCTATAGGTTTTTGTCAAAAGCAGATTGTTTTGTTTTTTCGAGCAATTACGAGGGGTTTCCCAATGTACTTCTTGAAGCTCTTAATTGTTCTTTACCCGTTATTTCAACCGATTGTAAATCCGGACCGAGAGAGATTTTGGCACCTGAAACGTATTTTTTAAAAGAGACGGAAAGTGTGGAGCTTGCCAAATACGGCATTTTGGTAAAACCTAAAAGTGTCGAAAACTTTGCTAAAGCTATGAAATTAATGTATCAAGATAAAGAGTTGAGATATAATTATGCAATCAATTCTAAAAAAGCGATAGAAAATTTTAAAATCGAAAAAATAATAAAAGAATGGGAGAGGATTTTAGATGAATTTGAATCATAG
- a CDS encoding class I SAM-dependent methyltransferase, which translates to MNCKKVAPFLGMDKKKPLYYKNIRMKTDTCLHEQIVDYINKISGNKKLKILDWGCGEGALAQRLFDLGHDVIGVDIDAKNFKAECEFFQLDFNNKNEVEKFINKNYKFDLILGIEVIEHVKSPYEYLDYIYRLCQKDTIVIVSTPNIASWWGRFWFLLTGELWGFSYDSWDDPGHINPISEIEMRRILEEKNFELLDIWEGGKLPIVWFYNIKRFFISLFMLPFQIIMKGRKKGWVLVYVFKKGKKD; encoded by the coding sequence ATGAATTGTAAAAAAGTGGCTCCTTTTTTGGGGATGGATAAAAAAAAGCCTTTATATTATAAAAATATTAGAATGAAAACAGATACTTGTTTGCATGAACAAATAGTGGATTATATAAATAAAATTAGCGGGAATAAGAAATTAAAGATATTGGATTGGGGGTGTGGAGAAGGAGCATTAGCTCAAAGGTTATTTGATTTAGGTCATGATGTTATAGGAGTTGATATAGATGCTAAAAACTTTAAAGCTGAATGTGAGTTTTTTCAACTTGATTTTAATAATAAAAATGAGGTGGAAAAATTTATTAATAAAAATTATAAGTTTGACCTTATTTTGGGAATAGAAGTAATTGAACACGTTAAGTCTCCTTATGAATATTTGGATTATATTTATAGACTTTGTCAAAAAGATACTATCGTAATAGTTTCAACTCCAAATATTGCATCGTGGTGGGGAAGATTTTGGTTTTTATTAACTGGTGAACTTTGGGGTTTTTCGTATGATAGTTGGGATGATCCTGGTCATATAAATCCAATTAGTGAAATTGAGATGAGAAGAATATTAGAAGAAAAAAATTTCGAATTGCTTGATATATGGGAAGGTGGTAAATTACCTATTGTTTGGTTTTACAATATAAAAAGATTTTTTATAAGTTTATTTATGTTGCCTTTTCAAATTATTATGAAAGGAAGAAAAAAAGGTTGGGTATTGGTATATGTTTTTAAAAAAGGTAAGAAAGACTAA